One stretch of Rosistilla oblonga DNA includes these proteins:
- a CDS encoding ABC transporter ATP-binding protein has translation MNDSTAPLLAVENLKVHFPFRRGTLFAPEHGLIRAVDGVSFEIREGETLGLVGESGCGKSTTARAIARLNEPTSGSIKIEGHEICGLSESAMMPFRRTVQMVFQDPFASLNPRMTVGAIISEPLQIHGVLSNADRRLEVLRLMDLVGLNPRFLNRYPHEFSGGQRQRIGIARALAVRPKLILCDEPVSALDVSIQAQVINLMMDLQQKLGLAYLFIAHDLGIVRHIATRVGVMYLGRIVESANADELYNDPTHPYTRALLSAVPVPDPKVEAQRERIVLTGEVPSPDKSYPGCPFVDRCPDAQSECREIVPRLPASSHATACIVHDAQCRTASQPAAAT, from the coding sequence ATGAACGATTCGACCGCGCCGCTGTTGGCTGTAGAGAATTTGAAGGTTCATTTTCCCTTTCGCCGCGGCACGTTATTCGCCCCCGAACATGGATTGATCCGCGCCGTCGATGGTGTCTCTTTCGAGATTCGCGAAGGGGAAACGTTGGGCTTGGTCGGTGAATCGGGCTGCGGGAAATCGACGACCGCCCGCGCTATCGCTCGGCTGAATGAACCGACTTCCGGATCGATCAAGATCGAGGGACACGAAATCTGTGGGCTCAGCGAATCGGCGATGATGCCTTTTCGGCGGACCGTGCAGATGGTCTTTCAAGATCCCTTCGCCTCGCTGAATCCACGCATGACCGTCGGTGCGATTATCAGCGAACCGCTGCAGATTCACGGCGTGCTGAGCAACGCCGATCGCCGCTTGGAAGTTCTGCGTCTGATGGATTTGGTGGGACTCAATCCCCGCTTCCTAAATCGCTACCCGCACGAATTCTCCGGCGGTCAACGCCAGCGGATCGGTATCGCTCGAGCCTTGGCGGTCCGCCCCAAGTTGATCTTGTGCGATGAACCGGTCAGCGCTTTGGACGTTTCGATCCAAGCCCAAGTCATCAATCTGATGATGGATCTGCAGCAAAAGCTGGGGCTCGCCTATCTCTTCATCGCGCACGATCTGGGGATCGTCCGACATATCGCGACCCGCGTCGGTGTGATGTATCTGGGACGGATCGTCGAATCGGCCAACGCCGATGAACTCTACAACGATCCAACCCATCCCTACACGCGGGCTCTGTTGTCCGCCGTTCCGGTTCCCGATCCGAAAGTCGAAGCCCAGCGAGAGCGAATCGTTTTGACCGGCGAAGTCCCTTCGCCCGACAAATCGTACCCTGGATGTCCGTTTGTCGATCGATGTCCCGATGCTCAGTCGGAATGTCGCGAGATCGTGCCGCGGTTGCCGGCGAGTTCTCACGCGACAGCCTGCATCGTGCACGATGCCCAGTGCCGAACCGCGTCGCAGCCCGCTGCGGCAACTTGA
- a CDS encoding PQQ-binding-like beta-propeller repeat protein, whose product MRLAFPLAFAFLILTNLSAIAQHRFLANQQNKLVIIDAEGKPQWQMMLSGSPHDLQLLDNGNILTHQNTEIIEIDPRSSEIVWSLDAKKFATVDRVEVHSVRAIPGDRIMIALSGEGKLLEVDRDGTLQHSITLQRTHPHPHRDTRLVRRLENGNYLVAQEGDGKVCEYDRDGKIVWQYDVPMFGRKARGGHGPEAFGNSVFSALRLPNGNTLIGTGNGHSILEVTPEKEIVWKLQQHDLPGITLAWVTTLEYHPNGNIVFGNCHAGPENPQLIEINRGQEVLWKVHDFKTLGNDVSNSIILDADANVIR is encoded by the coding sequence ATGCGACTTGCTTTTCCACTGGCGTTTGCCTTTCTGATCCTCACGAATCTCTCCGCGATCGCTCAACATCGCTTCCTCGCCAATCAACAGAACAAGTTGGTGATCATCGATGCCGAGGGGAAGCCGCAGTGGCAGATGATGCTCAGCGGATCGCCTCACGATTTGCAGTTGCTCGACAACGGCAACATCTTGACGCATCAGAACACCGAGATCATCGAGATCGATCCCCGCAGCAGCGAGATCGTTTGGTCGCTGGATGCGAAGAAGTTCGCGACCGTCGACCGAGTTGAAGTGCACAGCGTGCGGGCGATTCCCGGCGATCGGATCATGATCGCGTTGAGCGGCGAAGGGAAGTTGTTGGAAGTTGATCGCGACGGGACACTACAACATTCGATCACGCTGCAACGCACGCATCCGCATCCCCATCGCGACACGCGACTGGTTCGTCGTTTGGAGAACGGAAACTATCTGGTCGCTCAGGAAGGAGACGGCAAGGTCTGCGAATACGATCGCGATGGCAAGATCGTCTGGCAATACGATGTGCCGATGTTTGGTCGCAAGGCACGCGGCGGGCACGGTCCCGAAGCGTTTGGCAATTCGGTCTTCAGCGCTTTGCGACTGCCCAACGGCAACACGCTGATTGGCACCGGCAACGGGCACAGCATCTTGGAAGTGACGCCCGAAAAAGAGATCGTCTGGAAACTGCAGCAGCACGATCTACCAGGGATCACGTTGGCGTGGGTGACAACGCTCGAATACCATCCCAACGGCAACATCGTATTTGGCAACTGCCACGCCGGACCGGAGAATCCTCAGCTGATCGAAATCAATCGCGGCCAGGAAGTGCTGTGGAAAGTCCACGACTTCAAGACGCTGGGGAACGATGTTTCCAATTCGATCATTCTAGACGCCGACGCCAACGTGATTCGTTGA